One Vanessa atalanta chromosome 8, ilVanAtal1.2, whole genome shotgun sequence genomic window carries:
- the LOC125065767 gene encoding 60S ribosomal protein L38 — translation MPREIKDIKDFLLKARRKDAKSVKIKKNPENVKFKVRCSRFLYTLVITDKEKAEKLKQSLPPGLQVKEVK, via the exons ATG cCCCGTGAAATTAAGGACATTAAAGACTTCCTGCTAAAAGCCCGCAGGAAAGATGCCAAAT cGGTTAAAATAAAGAAGAACCCAGAAAATGTAAAGTTCAAAGTCCGTTGCTCACGTTTCCTGTACACATTGGTCATCACTGACAAAGAAAAGGCCGAGAAGCTCAAACAGAGCCTTCCACCAG GTCTTCAAGTGAAGGAAGTGAAGTGA